The following are from one region of the Chionomys nivalis chromosome 16, mChiNiv1.1, whole genome shotgun sequence genome:
- the Cnr1 gene encoding cannabinoid receptor 1, which produces MKSILDGLADTTFRTITTDLLYVGSNDIQYEDIKGDMASKLGYFPQKFPLTSFRGSPFQEKMTAGDNSQLVPVVDATNITEFYNKSLSSYKENEENIQCGENFMDMECFMILNPSQQLAIAVLSLTLGTFTVLENLLVLCVILHSRSLRCRPSYHFIGSLAVADLLGSVIFVYSFVDFHVFHRKDSPNVFLFKLGGVTASFTASVGSLFLTAIDRYISIHRPLAYKRIVTRPKAVVAFCLMWTIAIVIAVLPLLGWNCKKLQSVCSDIFPLIDETYLMFWIGVTSVLLLFIVYAYMYILWKAHSHAVRMIQRGTQKSIIIHTSEDGKVQVTRPDQARMDIRLAKTLVLILVVLIICWGPLLAIMVYDVFGKMNKLIKTVFAFCSMLCLLNSTVNPIIYALRSKDLRHAFRSMFPSCEGTAQPLDNSMGDSDCLHKHANNTASMHRAAESCIKSTVKIAKVTMSVSTDTSAEAL; this is translated from the coding sequence ATGAAGTCCATTCTGGATGGCCTTGCAGACACCACCTTCCGCACCATCACCACAGACCTCCTCTACGTGGGCTCCAATGACATTCAGTACGAAGACATCAAAGGAGACATGGCGTCCAAACTAGGATACTTCCCGCAGAAATTCCCGCTGACTTCCTTCAGGGGTAGTCCCTTCCAAGAAAAGATGACCGCAGGAGACAACTCCCAGCTGGTCCCGGTGGTAGACGCCACAAACATTACAGAGTTCTACAACAAGTCTCTCTCTTCATACAAGGAGAATGAGGAAAACATCCAGTGTGGAGAGAACTTTATGGACATGGAGTGCTTTATGATCCTGAACCCTAGCCAGCAGCTGGCCATTGCTGTGCTGTCCCTCACACTGGGCACCTTCACGGTTCTGGAGAACCTGCTGGTGCTGTGTGTCATCCTCCATTCCCGCAGCCTCCGATGCAGGCCTTCCTACCACTTCATTGGCAGTCTGGCCGTGGCTGACCTCCTGGGCAGCGTCATTTTTGTCTACAGCTTTGTTGACTTCCATGTGTTCCACCGTAAAGACAGCCCCAATGTGTTTCTGTTCAAACTGGGTGGGGTCACGGCCTCCTTCACTGCCTCTGTGGGCAGCCTCTTCCTCACAGCCATCGACAGGTACATATCCATTCACAGGCCTCTGGCCTATAAGAGGATCGTCACTAGACCCAAGGCTGTAGTGGCCTTCTGCCTGATGTGGACTATTGCGATAGTAATTGCCGTGTTGCCTCTCCTTGGCTGGAACTGCAAGAAGCTGCAATCTGTCTGCTCGGACATCTTCCCACTCATTGATGAAACCTACCTGATGTTCTGGATTGGAGTCACCAGCGTGCTGTTGCTGTTcattgtatatgcatacatgtacattcTCTGGAAGGCTCACAGCCATGCAGTCCGCATGATCCAACGTGGAACCCAGAAGAGCATCATCATCCACACGTCAGAAGACGGCAAGGTGCAGGTGACCCGGCCCGACCAAGCCCGCATGGACATTAGGCTGGCCAAAACGCTGGTCCTGATTCTGGTGGTGTTGATCATCTGCTGGGGCCCCCTGCTTGCGATCATGGTGTATGATGTCTTTGGGAAGATGAATAAGCTCATCAAGACGGTGTTTGCCTTCTGTAGTATGCTCTGCCTGCTGAACTCCACCGTGAACCCCATCATCTACGCTCTGAGGAGCAAGGACCTGAGACACGCTTTCCGCAGCATGTTCCCTTCGTGTGAAGGCACAGCACAGCCTCTAGATAACAGCATGGGGGACTCAGACTGCCTGCACAAGCATGCCAATAACACagccagcatgcacagggccgCGGAAAGCTGCATCAAGAGCACGGTTAAGATCGCCAAGGTGACCATGTCTGTATCCACAGACACGTCTGCCGAGGCTCTGTGA